In a genomic window of Actinomycetes bacterium:
- a CDS encoding PhzF family phenazine biosynthesis protein, producing the protein MVDRLAYDVVDVFTDTAFTGNPLAVVHDADGLHDAQLQAIATEFHLSETAFPVTPAPDDLAAGAAYRLRIFTPETELPFAGHPSVGTAWLLARQGRIAPGPVVQACGAGLLGLAVSDGEGPVELTGGRPELGPDADVDAVLAAVGLGHPHLDHAIAPARIAAAGLPFVILPVRADALGECEVDVAALREVDRRHGMTGVYVVAVDLPARAVRARMFAADIGVSEDPATGSAALALGVWLGASGRLADGEHGLVVQQGVELGRPSLLRVTALVDGAEPRQVRVAGDVVHVASGTIRVP; encoded by the coding sequence TCGTGCACGACGCCGACGGCCTGCACGACGCCCAGCTGCAGGCGATCGCCACCGAGTTCCACCTGTCCGAGACGGCCTTCCCGGTGACGCCGGCTCCCGACGACCTCGCCGCCGGGGCGGCGTACCGGCTAAGGATCTTCACGCCGGAGACCGAGCTGCCCTTCGCCGGCCACCCCTCGGTGGGCACGGCGTGGCTGCTGGCCCGGCAGGGGCGCATCGCCCCGGGGCCGGTGGTCCAAGCCTGCGGGGCGGGGCTCCTGGGCCTGGCGGTGTCCGATGGCGAGGGACCGGTCGAGCTCACCGGCGGCCGGCCCGAGCTCGGTCCGGACGCCGACGTGGACGCGGTCCTGGCCGCGGTGGGTCTCGGGCACCCGCACCTCGACCACGCCATCGCGCCGGCCCGCATCGCCGCGGCGGGCCTTCCCTTCGTCATCCTGCCCGTTCGCGCGGACGCTCTGGGTGAGTGCGAGGTCGACGTCGCGGCCCTGCGCGAGGTGGACCGCAGGCATGGCATGACCGGTGTGTACGTCGTCGCCGTCGACCTGCCTGCGCGCGCTGTGCGCGCCCGCATGTTCGCCGCCGACATCGGCGTCTCGGAGGACCCGGCGACCGGCTCGGCCGCCCTGGCGCTGGGCGTCTGGCTCGGCGCCTCCGGCCGGCTCGCCGACGGCGAGCACGGCCTCGTGGTCCAGCAGGGCGTGGAGCTGGGACGTCCGTCGCTGCTGCGTGTCACCGCGTTGGTCGACGGCGCTGAACCCCGCCAGGTGCGAGTCGCCGGGGACGTGGTGCACGTGGCGTCCGGCACGATCCGCGTGCCTTGA
- a CDS encoding DMT family transporter, translating into MAVALVAVSTSGPLIAATTAPAMAIAFWRNGLATLVIAPYAFLRRAPRAEILSLSRREVRLALLAGLVLALHFATWVPSLRYTSVASSTALVATQPVWAALIARAFGHRVPRRAWFGIGVALAGVVVLTGVDVAVSGRALVGDVLALLGAVFAAAYVFTGAAVRATVSTTTYTLLCYGSAAVLLLGVCLVGGVALSGYSSEDWARIVALVLGAQLLGHSLFNVVLRTTSPVVVSLAILFEMPGATLIAALTLGQVPPPAILPAAALLLVGVGLVVTSQRDLPAIPAE; encoded by the coding sequence ATGGCCGTCGCCCTGGTGGCGGTGAGCACGTCGGGGCCCCTGATCGCGGCGACGACTGCGCCGGCGATGGCGATCGCGTTCTGGCGCAACGGGCTCGCCACGCTCGTCATCGCTCCCTATGCCTTCCTGCGACGCGCCCCCCGGGCCGAGATCCTCTCCCTGTCTCGGCGCGAGGTCCGGCTCGCGCTGCTGGCCGGGCTGGTGCTGGCCCTCCACTTCGCGACCTGGGTCCCGTCGCTGCGCTACACCTCCGTGGCGTCCTCGACCGCCTTGGTCGCCACCCAGCCGGTGTGGGCGGCGCTGATCGCCCGCGCCTTCGGCCACCGCGTGCCGCGGCGGGCCTGGTTCGGGATCGGCGTCGCCCTGGCCGGGGTGGTGGTGCTGACCGGTGTCGACGTGGCGGTGTCGGGGCGAGCCCTGGTCGGCGACGTCCTGGCCCTGCTCGGTGCCGTCTTCGCGGCGGCGTACGTGTTCACCGGGGCGGCGGTGCGCGCCACCGTCTCGACGACGACGTACACGCTGCTCTGCTACGGCAGCGCCGCCGTGCTGCTGCTCGGGGTGTGCCTGGTGGGCGGGGTCGCGCTCAGCGGCTACTCGAGCGAGGACTGGGCTCGCATCGTGGCGCTGGTGCTCGGTGCCCAGCTGCTCGGCCACAGCCTGTTCAACGTCGTGCTCCGGACCACCTCTCCGGTCGTGGTCAGTCTGGCCATCCTCTTCGAGATGCCCGGGGCGACCCTGATCGCCGCCCTCACGCTGGGTCAGGTACCCCCACCGGCGATCCTGCCCGCCGCTGCACTGCTGCTCGTCGGGGTGGGGCTGGTCGTGACCAGCCAGCGGGACCTGCCGGCCATCCCCGCCGAGTGA
- a CDS encoding CoA ester lyase yields the protein MEARPRRSVLAVPGSSPRMLEKARGIAADEVFLDLEDAVAPSAKEAARAMVVSALGADGWGTQLRAVRVNGWSTPWTREDLVAVLEGAGDRVEAVVLPKVHRAEDVRRADEALTELEHRLGLTPGGIVLEVQIESARGLVNAESIAAASPRVAALVLGPADLIADLGMRTRGPGEQPSGYDGEAFHYPLMRILVAARAADVQAIDGPYLRVRDLDGLRRVAGRSAALGYDGTWCVHPDQVGVADEVFTPTQEDFEHADLVLQAYAWHTSAEGGSRGAVMLGQEMLDEASRAMALRVFARGRAAGLRSAARFEPLSD from the coding sequence GTGGAGGCCAGGCCACGGCGCAGCGTGCTCGCCGTCCCGGGGAGCAGCCCGCGGATGCTGGAGAAGGCGCGGGGGATCGCCGCCGACGAGGTCTTCTTGGACCTCGAGGACGCGGTGGCGCCCAGCGCCAAGGAGGCGGCCCGGGCCATGGTCGTGTCCGCACTGGGTGCCGATGGCTGGGGGACGCAGCTTCGCGCGGTACGGGTCAACGGGTGGTCGACGCCGTGGACCCGCGAGGACCTGGTCGCCGTGCTCGAGGGGGCCGGTGACCGGGTGGAGGCGGTCGTCCTGCCCAAGGTGCACAGGGCCGAGGACGTCCGGCGGGCCGACGAGGCGCTGACCGAGCTCGAGCACCGGCTCGGCCTGACGCCGGGCGGCATCGTCCTGGAGGTGCAGATCGAGAGCGCCCGCGGGCTGGTCAACGCCGAGTCGATCGCCGCCGCGTCGCCGCGCGTCGCCGCTCTCGTGCTCGGGCCGGCCGACCTGATCGCCGACCTCGGCATGCGTACTCGCGGCCCCGGGGAGCAGCCCAGCGGCTACGACGGGGAGGCGTTCCACTACCCGCTCATGCGCATCCTCGTCGCCGCCCGCGCGGCGGACGTCCAGGCCATCGACGGGCCCTATCTGCGAGTGAGGGACCTGGACGGCCTGCGTCGCGTCGCCGGACGCAGCGCCGCCCTCGGCTACGACGGGACGTGGTGCGTCCACCCCGACCAGGTCGGCGTCGCCGACGAGGTCTTCACCCCGACCCAGGAGGACTTCGAGCACGCCGACCTCGTCCTGCAGGCCTACGCGTGGCACACCTCGGCGGAAGGCGGCTCACGCGGCGCGGTCATGCTCGGTCAGGAGATGCTCGACGAGGCCTCGCGGGCCATGGCCCTAAGGGTCTTCGCCCGCGGTCGTGCCGCCGGGCTTCGGTCCGCGGCGCGCTTCGAGCCGCTTTCGGACTGA
- a CDS encoding general stress protein, which produces MSLGSPLGSGRPTPGPAVASRPVVASYATYAEAQRAVDYLSDEKFPVQFLGILGRDLRIEEAVLGRMDWGKAAVSGLIQGVWYGLFVGLLISLFAQQPGTVILGCAVLGLAFGVGLGLLSYSLTGGHRDFVSRSAITATSYDVVCTWDHLEQAKSVLAGLDTTTT; this is translated from the coding sequence ATGTCGTTGGGGTCCCCTCTGGGTTCCGGCCGGCCCACCCCGGGCCCGGCGGTCGCCAGCCGCCCGGTCGTGGCCAGCTACGCCACCTACGCCGAGGCCCAACGAGCCGTCGACTACCTCTCCGACGAGAAGTTCCCCGTGCAGTTCCTCGGCATCCTCGGGCGCGACCTGCGCATCGAGGAGGCGGTCCTGGGTCGGATGGACTGGGGCAAGGCCGCCGTCAGCGGCCTCATCCAGGGCGTCTGGTACGGCCTGTTCGTCGGCCTGCTCATCTCGTTGTTCGCCCAGCAGCCGGGGACGGTGATCCTCGGGTGCGCGGTGCTGGGCCTCGCCTTCGGCGTCGGCCTCGGCCTCCTGTCGTACTCCCTCACGGGCGGCCATCGCGACTTCGTCTCCCGCAGCGCGATCACCGCGACGTCCTACGACGTCGTGTGCACCTGGGACCACCTCGAGCAGGCGAAGTCGGTGCTGGCCGGGCTGGACACCACGACGACCTGA
- a CDS encoding DUF6758 family protein codes for MKQPPLCPRCAEPAHPPGLMTSRWTCEVHGVIEPYHPPPRPGVEALSWVLKLLRVPLWLPWPLPPGWLVTGTTYAGDEAHGGRASVLACSGPAPLGGPAEMVLVAEEPGVGLGAAFAGLPGPDPGAGVVSAPAGARVAADGWPTPLWAVPSDPDRPLDRAAWVGEAAGLWLWLVTWPETADLLVLEHLALVDLRERGLGMDIPFGALSPRIARPG; via the coding sequence ATGAAGCAGCCGCCGCTGTGCCCGCGCTGCGCCGAGCCGGCCCACCCTCCCGGACTGATGACCAGCCGATGGACGTGCGAGGTCCACGGCGTCATCGAGCCGTATCACCCTCCGCCGCGGCCGGGGGTGGAGGCGCTGAGCTGGGTGCTCAAGCTGCTGCGCGTCCCGCTGTGGCTGCCGTGGCCGTTGCCGCCCGGGTGGCTGGTCACCGGCACGACGTACGCCGGGGACGAGGCGCACGGGGGCCGGGCTTCGGTCCTGGCGTGCAGCGGTCCAGCACCCCTGGGGGGCCCCGCCGAGATGGTCCTCGTGGCGGAGGAGCCGGGAGTCGGGCTCGGGGCTGCCTTCGCCGGGCTGCCCGGTCCCGACCCCGGCGCGGGTGTCGTCAGCGCTCCCGCCGGGGCACGGGTCGCCGCCGACGGGTGGCCGACGCCGCTGTGGGCCGTCCCGTCGGACCCGGACCGCCCGCTGGACCGAGCGGCGTGGGTGGGGGAGGCCGCCGGCCTCTGGTTGTGGCTGGTCACCTGGCCGGAGACCGCGGACCTGCTCGTCCTGGAGCACCTGGCGCTGGTCGACCTGCGCGAACGCGGCCTGGGGATGGACATCCCGTTCGGGGCGCTGTCGCCCCGCATCGCGCGACCCGGTTGA
- a CDS encoding PHP domain-containing protein, with product MTPTLAAVRIDLHTHSTASDGTDSPARLVRAAAELGIDVIALTDHDTFAGLDEAADAARTVGVRLVPGVEVSCVAGDVPFHLLGYWCDPDDAALGAELALNRDDRVPRAKEITRRLAEAGYPISWEDVCAQVRPGATIGRPHLADALVAAGAVADRDEAFAELLRDGSPYVVGHHYVDHRTIVPLVRASGGVAVIAHMGAASRGRVLPESAVETMTEQGLAGLEVDHPDHDAATRARLRGLAVRLGLLVTGSSDYHGRGKRQALGEETTAPAVLAALAALVRPVAAG from the coding sequence ATGACGCCTACGCTGGCCGCCGTGCGCATCGACCTGCACACCCACTCGACGGCGAGCGACGGCACCGACTCCCCGGCGCGCCTCGTGCGCGCGGCGGCGGAGCTCGGCATCGACGTCATCGCCCTCACCGACCACGACACCTTCGCGGGGCTGGACGAGGCGGCCGACGCCGCGCGCACCGTGGGCGTGCGGCTCGTCCCCGGGGTGGAGGTCTCCTGCGTCGCCGGGGACGTCCCGTTCCATCTCCTCGGCTACTGGTGCGACCCCGACGACGCGGCCCTGGGCGCCGAGCTGGCGCTCAACCGCGACGACCGGGTGCCACGCGCCAAGGAGATCACTCGGCGGCTCGCCGAGGCCGGCTACCCGATCTCCTGGGAGGATGTCTGCGCGCAGGTGCGGCCGGGCGCGACGATCGGCCGCCCGCACCTCGCCGACGCCCTGGTGGCCGCGGGGGCGGTCGCGGATCGTGACGAGGCCTTCGCCGAGCTGCTGCGTGACGGCTCGCCCTACGTCGTCGGGCACCACTACGTCGACCACCGCACGATCGTCCCCCTCGTCCGCGCGTCAGGTGGTGTAGCGGTCATCGCTCACATGGGGGCCGCCTCCCGCGGGCGGGTCCTGCCCGAGTCCGCGGTGGAGACGATGACCGAGCAGGGCCTCGCCGGTCTGGAGGTCGACCATCCCGATCACGATGCGGCCACCCGAGCGAGGCTTCGCGGCCTGGCCGTGCGCCTGGGGCTGCTGGTGACCGGCTCCAGTGACTACCACGGTCGTGGCAAGCGGCAGGCCCTGGGCGAGGAGACGACGGCCCCAGCCGTGCTCGCCGCCCTCGCGGCCCTCGTCCGGCCGGTGGCGGCCGGATGA
- a CDS encoding MarC family protein, producing the protein MSSLLDPTFFGTAFVTLFVIIDPPGSVPLFLALTANQTGGQRARSALRAVLVSFAVIVAFAIFGSSILRYLDISLPALQGAGGLLLLLVSLELLTGMGSSAASTEPDVDVALVPLGTPLLAGPGAIVATMVAVRQAGGAGEKLAALALAIVAVHVVIWLVLRFSGAILQVLRDGGISILTRIAGLLLSAIAVQLVADSVIAFAKSA; encoded by the coding sequence ATGAGCTCCCTGCTCGACCCGACCTTCTTCGGCACGGCGTTCGTCACGCTGTTCGTCATCATCGACCCGCCCGGCAGCGTCCCGCTCTTCCTCGCGCTGACGGCGAACCAGACCGGGGGGCAACGGGCGCGGTCGGCGCTACGCGCGGTCCTCGTCTCCTTCGCGGTCATCGTGGCGTTCGCGATCTTCGGATCCTCCATCCTGCGCTACCTCGACATCTCGCTGCCCGCCTTGCAGGGGGCGGGCGGCCTGCTGCTGCTCCTCGTGTCGCTGGAGCTGCTGACCGGCATGGGGTCCTCCGCCGCCTCGACCGAGCCGGACGTCGACGTGGCGCTGGTGCCGCTCGGCACCCCGCTGCTGGCCGGACCCGGTGCGATCGTGGCGACGATGGTCGCGGTCCGGCAGGCCGGCGGGGCCGGCGAGAAGCTCGCGGCGCTGGCCCTGGCGATCGTGGCGGTCCACGTCGTCATCTGGCTGGTGCTTCGGTTCTCCGGGGCGATCCTGCAGGTCCTGCGCGACGGCGGGATCAGTATCCTGACCCGCATCGCCGGCCTGCTCCTGTCCGCCATCGCGGTTCAGCTGGTGGCCGACTCGGTCATCGCCTTCGCGAAGTCGGCCTGA
- a CDS encoding PD-(D/E)XK nuclease family protein, with product MPERLYVASPSRLLTYLDCPRRYRMTYLQRPAPPPGPPWAHLSFGSSIHLALRGWYDLPAQERTDTAAARLLRAGWVDDGYRDDQQSVAYREHAADLVAAYVRGLDPTEEPLGAERTVSLRTATLAVTGRVDRLDERVVDGARELVVVDYKTGRRPPEVSDARGSLALALYAVAAGRVLRRTCRRVELHHVPSGTVASWTHTPESLERQVARAEDIGAEAAGLDRAWADGLAERPGDWDAAFPPRPGPQCAWCDVARHCPQGSAAAPRKPSWAGLAELAG from the coding sequence ATGCCGGAGCGCCTCTACGTCGCCTCACCCTCGCGGTTGCTCACCTACCTGGACTGCCCTCGCCGCTATCGGATGACCTATCTCCAGCGACCGGCTCCCCCGCCGGGTCCGCCGTGGGCGCACCTGTCGTTCGGATCCTCGATCCACCTCGCCCTGCGCGGCTGGTACGACCTGCCGGCCCAGGAGCGCACCGACACGGCCGCGGCCCGGCTCCTGCGCGCGGGCTGGGTCGACGATGGCTACCGCGATGACCAGCAGAGCGTCGCCTATCGCGAGCACGCAGCGGATCTCGTGGCGGCCTACGTCCGCGGTCTCGACCCGACCGAGGAGCCGCTGGGTGCGGAGCGCACGGTCTCGCTCCGGACTGCCACCCTGGCCGTCACCGGCCGCGTCGACCGGCTGGACGAGCGCGTCGTGGACGGTGCTCGCGAGCTCGTCGTCGTCGACTACAAGACCGGGCGGCGTCCACCCGAGGTCTCCGACGCCCGGGGATCGCTGGCACTGGCCCTGTACGCCGTCGCCGCCGGCCGCGTGCTTCGCCGGACCTGCCGGCGGGTCGAGCTGCACCACGTCCCCTCGGGGACCGTGGCCTCCTGGACCCACACGCCGGAGTCCCTCGAGCGTCAGGTCGCCCGGGCCGAGGACATCGGCGCCGAGGCGGCCGGTCTCGACCGGGCGTGGGCGGACGGGCTGGCCGAGCGGCCCGGAGACTGGGACGCCGCGTTCCCCCCGCGGCCCGGCCCGCAGTGCGCATGGTGCGACGTCGCGCGGCACTGCCCGCAAGGCAGCGCGGCGGCCCCGCGGAAGCCCTCGTGGGCCGGGCTTGCCGAGCTGGCAGGCTGA
- a CDS encoding DUF2461 domain-containing protein, with product MAFRGWTDEAIRFFEELEVDNTKAFWLAHKDVYEEQVRAPMRALLDDLEEEFGRARMFRPYRDTRFSADKSPYKTTIAAELERGGYVQFSAAGLGVGAGSYHLAPDQLDRYRGAVAADRTGREIAGIVATLRRDGYEVMAHDSLKTAPRGYPKDHPRLELLRLKGLAVWRQLPASDWLGSSKAPAKVTAALRSARPLTAWLEAYVGPSRLPPR from the coding sequence ATGGCGTTCCGCGGCTGGACCGACGAGGCGATCCGCTTCTTCGAGGAGCTCGAGGTCGACAACACCAAGGCGTTCTGGCTCGCGCACAAGGACGTCTACGAGGAGCAGGTACGCGCCCCCATGCGGGCGCTCCTGGACGACCTCGAGGAGGAGTTCGGACGCGCGCGGATGTTCCGGCCGTACCGCGACACCAGGTTCAGTGCCGACAAGTCGCCGTACAAGACGACCATCGCGGCCGAGCTGGAGCGCGGCGGCTACGTCCAGTTCTCGGCGGCGGGGCTCGGGGTCGGAGCGGGGTCCTACCACCTGGCCCCCGACCAGCTCGACCGCTACCGCGGCGCGGTCGCAGCCGACCGGACCGGACGCGAGATCGCGGGCATCGTCGCGACCTTGCGCCGCGACGGCTACGAGGTCATGGCGCATGACTCGCTCAAGACCGCACCGCGCGGCTACCCCAAGGACCATCCACGGCTGGAGCTGCTGCGGCTGAAGGGCCTGGCCGTGTGGCGGCAGCTGCCCGCGTCGGACTGGCTCGGCTCGTCGAAGGCCCCGGCGAAGGTCACCGCCGCCCTGCGCTCGGCGCGTCCGCTCACGGCCTGGCTCGAGGCCTACGTCGGGCCCTCGCGGCTGCCCCCCCGCTGA